The following coding sequences lie in one Pontibacter sp. G13 genomic window:
- a CDS encoding glycosyltransferase family 39 protein, translating into MLTSSIKSIKDWVQQHPSHALLLLGCLAKLLIHFLMASRYGFHRDEFLYLAMGDHLAWGYQSVPPMIGLLGFVSRTLFGDSLLAARIFPAVAGTLSLWLTGQMLILMGGKSRAMAIMMIAMILSPAFLRSNWLFQPVTFNQLVWVAAGFCYLQWLKTDRGHWWLWLGGIFGIGILTKYTVLLVAASMVFATLVSARRGVLLTRWPWLGGLIAGTIAMPNLVWQITHNFPLLWHMRVLAETQLVYVDHWSFLMGQLIAHLPVFWVWLGGLIWLLTDSNGRRWRPIGVTALAVVALLLVTNGKSYYAMGVYPWLFAAGGIAWSTWLGKWGRAFRLGGWLWLLGSIIWILPWSAPVLEIHHLSRYGAWMRDKVGFDGPLIWENGRAYTLPQDFADMLGWEELTEGVKKAYDEIPEEARAEVMVFAENYGLAGAITHLGRKYHLPPAISFHGSFFYWSPDSISATALIYVNDEIEDIAPWFGEIRQIDMISDSLAREFGRPVWLCLDPNPSFWADWPAVKVRERAERGHAVD; encoded by the coding sequence ATGCTTACTTCTTCCATCAAATCCATAAAAGATTGGGTCCAGCAACACCCAAGCCATGCACTTCTCCTCTTGGGCTGCCTTGCAAAGCTGCTCATCCACTTTCTAATGGCCAGTAGATATGGATTCCACCGCGATGAATTCCTGTATCTGGCAATGGGAGATCACCTGGCTTGGGGATATCAAAGCGTTCCTCCCATGATTGGACTGCTAGGTTTTGTGTCTCGGACCTTGTTCGGAGATAGCTTGCTTGCAGCCCGAATATTTCCAGCGGTGGCTGGCACCCTTTCTCTTTGGTTGACTGGCCAGATGTTGATCCTCATGGGAGGAAAATCTCGGGCAATGGCGATAATGATGATCGCCATGATTCTATCTCCTGCTTTCCTCAGGAGCAATTGGCTATTTCAGCCGGTCACCTTTAATCAACTCGTGTGGGTCGCGGCGGGATTTTGCTATCTGCAATGGCTCAAAACGGATCGTGGGCATTGGTGGCTCTGGTTGGGAGGAATATTTGGAATCGGGATTCTCACCAAATACACGGTCCTTTTGGTGGCCGCAAGTATGGTTTTTGCCACGCTGGTTTCGGCTCGACGCGGGGTGCTTTTGACTCGTTGGCCTTGGTTAGGAGGATTGATTGCAGGGACTATCGCAATGCCAAACCTTGTTTGGCAAATCACGCACAATTTTCCGCTTCTATGGCATATGCGGGTCTTGGCCGAAACTCAACTTGTGTATGTCGATCACTGGAGCTTTCTCATGGGGCAGTTGATTGCTCATCTTCCTGTTTTCTGGGTCTGGTTAGGAGGACTTATCTGGCTGTTGACCGATTCAAATGGTCGGCGTTGGAGACCGATTGGCGTCACGGCTCTGGCGGTAGTGGCGCTTTTGCTAGTGACCAATGGTAAAAGCTACTATGCGATGGGAGTATATCCTTGGTTGTTTGCAGCGGGAGGAATAGCCTGGTCGACTTGGTTGGGTAAATGGGGTAGGGCTTTCAGACTGGGAGGGTGGCTCTGGCTCCTAGGCTCCATTATTTGGATTTTGCCGTGGTCTGCTCCGGTATTGGAGATACATCATCTTTCCAGATACGGTGCATGGATGAGGGACAAAGTGGGGTTTGATGGACCACTCATTTGGGAGAATGGGCGTGCTTACACACTTCCGCAGGATTTTGCCGATATGTTGGGTTGGGAAGAATTGACCGAAGGCGTGAAAAAAGCTTATGATGAAATTCCGGAAGAAGCGCGTGCTGAAGTGATGGTGTTCGCCGAAAACTATGGCCTCGCTGGTGCTATCACACATCTGGGCCGAAAGTATCATCTGCCTCCAGCCATAAGCTTTCACGGGAGCTTCTTCTATTGGTCGCCGGATTCCATCTCAGCTACCGCGCTTATATATGTCAATGACGAGATAGAAGACATCGCCCCTTGGTTTGGGGAGATCAGACAGATCGATATGATCTCGGATTCCTTGGCCCGTGAATTCGGGAGGCCTGTCTGGCTTTGTCTAGATCCAAATCCCTCCTTTTGGGCAGACTGGCCGGCGGTCAAAGTACGCGAAAGGGCCGAAAGAGGACATGCTGTAGACTGA
- a CDS encoding alpha/beta hydrolase, whose amino-acid sequence MKLVQYVQHPTLHPYLPDPELATGAAVIICPGGGYRVLAIDHEGHKFAQWFADRGVAAFVLKYRLPTDYWMKQPEKGPLMDLQRALQVVRERSAEWSINAERVGVMGFSAGGHLAATALTHEPVIEGDEEQRFTVKPNFGILIYPVISMGEAFGHVWSRRQLLGDWPKYETVEAYSAEKQVDPETPPCFLLHAADDKVSVRNSLAFADALAQSGVSVEVHIPSTGGHGFGMAEEIAHLKGWPQWIWDWMNRMGWLE is encoded by the coding sequence GTGAAGCTCGTCCAGTACGTCCAGCATCCTACCTTACATCCGTATTTGCCTGATCCCGAATTGGCCACTGGCGCTGCGGTAATTATATGTCCGGGAGGGGGATATCGTGTATTGGCAATCGATCATGAAGGGCACAAATTCGCCCAATGGTTTGCGGATCGAGGGGTGGCGGCTTTTGTATTGAAGTACAGGCTTCCCACTGACTATTGGATGAAACAGCCCGAAAAAGGGCCTTTGATGGATCTTCAGCGAGCGTTGCAGGTGGTTCGCGAACGATCAGCGGAATGGTCGATAAATGCTGAAAGGGTAGGAGTCATGGGATTTTCGGCAGGCGGGCACCTTGCAGCTACCGCATTGACTCATGAACCGGTGATTGAGGGGGATGAAGAACAGCGTTTTACGGTCAAGCCCAATTTTGGTATCCTCATCTATCCGGTGATCTCTATGGGAGAAGCCTTCGGGCATGTCTGGAGTAGAAGACAACTATTGGGCGATTGGCCAAAATACGAAACAGTGGAGGCCTATTCGGCAGAAAAGCAAGTAGATCCAGAGACACCTCCGTGTTTTTTGTTACATGCAGCTGATGACAAGGTTTCGGTAAGAAATAGCTTGGCATTCGCAGATGCATTGGCCCAATCCGGTGTTTCGGTAGAAGTCCACATTCCCAGTACTGGCGGTCATGGGTTCGGAATGGCCGAGGAGATTGCTCATTTGAAGGGCTGGCCACAGTGGATTTGGGACTGGATGAATAGGATGGGTTGGTTGGAATAA
- a CDS encoding YqgE/AlgH family protein — MITSSFRPKAGRFLISEPFSADTNFQRTVVLLVEHGTEGSLGFVLNRQIQSRLHELVSGMDNMDPPVFMGGPVEQNSLHYIHQLGDLPGAREIVPGLYWSGDFESLKERVQHGRVKEEDILFFVGYSGWAPGQLDQELSRKYWIIAPEGSHPLFGDPAANEDMWRTILQQMGTKYKIISNYPVDPRLN; from the coding sequence ATGATCACGAGCTCATTTCGACCCAAAGCAGGCAGATTTCTCATTTCGGAACCCTTCTCGGCCGATACTAATTTCCAGCGAACGGTGGTCTTGCTAGTAGAGCATGGAACGGAAGGAAGTTTAGGCTTTGTACTCAATCGGCAGATTCAGTCGAGGCTTCATGAACTGGTTTCGGGCATGGACAATATGGATCCTCCAGTATTTATGGGTGGACCTGTTGAGCAAAATTCCCTTCACTATATCCACCAACTTGGCGACCTACCGGGAGCACGTGAGATTGTTCCGGGACTCTACTGGAGTGGTGATTTTGAATCTCTCAAAGAAAGGGTACAACACGGAAGGGTAAAGGAAGAGGACATTCTCTTTTTTGTAGGGTACTCAGGTTGGGCACCCGGACAGCTGGACCAGGAACTTTCTCGGAAATACTGGATCATCGCTCCTGAAGGCTCCCACCCTCTATTTGGTGATCCCGCTGCGAATGAGGATATGTGGCGTACCATTCTTCAGCAAATGGGAACCAAATACAAGATCATCTCCAACTACCCCGTAGATCCTCGATTGAATTAG
- a CDS encoding co-chaperone GroES family protein gives MSTSKADLDKLVIIGDRLLIKPRSESDRTASGLFLPPGIKEKEQVQSGYVIKVGPGYPIPVPTEDSEPWKEKEPIKYIPLQAQPGDLAIFLQKGAYEVFYQDQKYFIVPQNSVLMLERDEGLFD, from the coding sequence ATGAGCACGAGTAAAGCAGACTTGGATAAATTGGTCATTATCGGCGATAGATTACTGATCAAACCTAGAAGCGAGTCGGATCGCACCGCCAGTGGCCTTTTTCTTCCTCCCGGCATCAAGGAGAAAGAGCAGGTTCAGAGTGGATATGTCATCAAAGTGGGACCAGGTTATCCAATTCCCGTTCCCACAGAAGACTCCGAACCTTGGAAGGAAAAAGAACCGATCAAATACATTCCACTTCAAGCACAACCCGGAGACTTGGCCATTTTCTTGCAGAAAGGCGCCTACGAGGTATTCTATCAGGACCAAAAATACTTCATCGTTCCCCAGAATTCAGTGCTGATGCTGGAGCGGGATGAGGGATTATTCGACTAG
- a CDS encoding peptidylprolyl isomerase, translated as MVTDFGEVGMHLYDDTPIHRDNFLKLAQEGFFNGMAFHRVINNFMVQVGDPRTKDQYPAQDTSAADGPGYTLQAEFSDQHVHRRGVIGAARWGDEQNPERRSSGSQFYVVTGRPISVAKLDSMEQVRTGMLRGELLTEWQTATESGQFTGGFSDYLAQHPVKDYKYPAKDKTTYLTDGGAPWLDFTYTVFGEVTQGMEVIDQIEATPVFGGSWPKSPIRIQEMRVLTSTN; from the coding sequence ATGGTAACGGATTTTGGCGAGGTGGGCATGCATCTTTACGATGACACACCCATCCACCGGGACAACTTCCTAAAACTCGCCCAAGAGGGGTTTTTCAACGGAATGGCTTTCCATAGAGTCATCAACAACTTTATGGTTCAGGTGGGCGATCCTCGTACCAAGGATCAATACCCAGCACAGGATACTTCTGCTGCCGATGGGCCCGGTTATACCTTGCAGGCCGAGTTTTCGGACCAGCATGTGCATCGGCGGGGCGTAATTGGAGCGGCTAGATGGGGAGATGAGCAGAATCCTGAACGGAGATCATCTGGAAGTCAATTTTATGTGGTAACAGGAAGGCCCATATCGGTTGCCAAGCTCGATTCCATGGAACAGGTCAGAACTGGAATGCTCCGAGGAGAATTACTAACCGAGTGGCAAACAGCGACCGAATCAGGTCAATTCACTGGTGGATTCTCTGATTATCTGGCTCAACATCCGGTCAAGGATTACAAGTATCCGGCTAAAGACAAAACCACATATCTGACTGACGGTGGCGCTCCATGGCTTGATTTTACCTACACCGTATTTGGAGAGGTAACTCAAGGGATGGAAGTGATTGACCAAATAGAGGCGACTCCAGTATTTGGTGGATCTTGGCCAAAATCCCCGATTCGCATTCAGGAAATGCGCGTACTGACTAGCACCAACTAA
- a CDS encoding transcriptional regulator, SarA/Rot family, whose product MKSLTTIPAEQQADQLEQSLIALNLVFRKHRDFIKEKYKISALEMELIQYVMREGPQKMKAVSEYFHIKLSTLTSIIDKAEKHRILKRVHSREDRRVVFLDVTKKGKSVFEEYNQFLRKLAEEVKLSFEEEGFDDFVKSMEIFTQLTVRN is encoded by the coding sequence ATGAAATCTTTAACCACAATACCAGCCGAACAGCAGGCCGACCAGTTAGAGCAAAGCCTTATAGCCTTGAACTTGGTGTTCCGCAAGCACAGGGATTTTATCAAGGAGAAATACAAGATTTCTGCCTTGGAAATGGAACTCATTCAGTATGTGATGCGAGAAGGTCCTCAGAAAATGAAAGCTGTTTCTGAGTACTTCCATATTAAATTGAGTACCCTGACCAGCATCATCGACAAGGCAGAGAAGCATCGAATCCTCAAACGCGTACATTCTCGTGAGGATCGCCGGGTGGTTTTTCTGGATGTCACCAAAAAAGGCAAATCCGTATTTGAGGAATACAATCAATTTCTCCGAAAGCTTGCCGAAGAAGTCAAACTGTCCTTTGAAGAAGAAGGATTCGATGACTTTGTCAAAAGCATGGAGATTTTCACCCAACTCACTGTTAGAAATTGA
- a CDS encoding MarR family transcriptional regulator — protein sequence MSNVVTEPNVARLEASLNNLVLALNSRRNAILNKYNVNEMEVDIIRYLTEEEQKKMKEVGEHFNIKLSTLTSTIDKLEKNKLVKRKNSKEDRRVIFIRPTNKGQTLLTDLTGPAQNVAAFVNDNAKSSELTSLQKRIDEMIDFLNK from the coding sequence GTGAGCAACGTAGTAACAGAGCCGAACGTGGCTCGCCTTGAGGCTTCCCTCAACAACTTGGTCCTAGCTTTGAATTCTAGAAGAAATGCCATCCTTAACAAGTACAATGTGAACGAGATGGAGGTTGACATCATCCGGTACTTGACTGAGGAGGAACAGAAGAAGATGAAGGAAGTTGGTGAGCATTTCAACATCAAGTTGAGCACACTGACCAGCACCATCGACAAACTTGAAAAAAACAAGTTGGTCAAGCGTAAGAATTCCAAGGAAGACCGTCGGGTCATCTTCATCCGTCCCACCAACAAAGGGCAGACCCTTTTGACTGACTTGACCGGACCAGCTCAAAATGTAGCTGCATTCGTGAATGACAACGCCAAGTCGAGCGAGCTTACGTCTCTCCAGAAAAGAATTGACGAGATGATCGATTTTTTGAACAAATAG
- the recA gene encoding recombinase RecA, with the protein MSKEKNLEKLKSLQTTMDKLEKTYGKGIVMKLSDNAVEDVPALSTGSLSLDIALGIGGIPRGRIVEIYGPESSGKTTLAMHTIAQAQKAGGLAAFIDAEHAFDRVYAEKLGIDVESLYVSQPDYGEQALEIAEYLIRSGAIDILVIDSVAALTPKAEIEGEMGDSKMGLQARLMSQALRKLTAAISKTNCVCIFINQLREKIGVMFGNPETTTGGNALKFYSSVRLDIRRTAQIKEGTDSIGNRVKVKVVKNKVSPPFKIAEFDVMFGEGISHAGEVLDLAVELDIVHKAGSWFSYDGSKLGQGRDSVKKLIRDNPELMEEIEHKVLVKKGIRSEEAPKEDKAKANGKPAKAKS; encoded by the coding sequence ATGTCAAAAGAAAAAAATTTAGAGAAGCTGAAATCCCTCCAGACCACTATGGACAAACTGGAGAAGACCTATGGAAAAGGTATTGTCATGAAGCTCAGCGACAACGCTGTGGAAGACGTACCTGCTCTTTCTACAGGTTCACTCAGCCTGGATATAGCCTTGGGAATTGGCGGAATCCCCCGCGGCCGAATCGTGGAAATCTACGGACCCGAGTCCTCTGGTAAAACCACCTTGGCCATGCATACAATCGCTCAAGCCCAGAAAGCCGGTGGCCTCGCTGCATTCATCGATGCCGAACATGCTTTTGACCGTGTATATGCAGAAAAATTGGGAATTGATGTAGAGAGCCTCTACGTATCCCAACCTGATTATGGTGAGCAGGCGCTCGAAATTGCCGAGTACTTGATTCGCTCTGGTGCCATCGACATTCTCGTTATTGACTCTGTGGCTGCCTTGACGCCAAAAGCAGAGATTGAAGGCGAGATGGGAGACTCCAAAATGGGCCTTCAGGCGCGTTTGATGTCTCAGGCATTGAGAAAATTGACTGCGGCCATCTCCAAAACCAACTGTGTCTGTATCTTCATCAACCAGTTGCGTGAGAAAATCGGGGTGATGTTCGGCAACCCTGAGACCACTACAGGGGGCAATGCCTTGAAATTCTACTCTTCTGTACGATTGGATATCCGCCGTACTGCCCAAATCAAGGAAGGAACCGATAGCATCGGTAACCGCGTCAAAGTCAAAGTTGTCAAGAACAAGGTTTCACCTCCATTCAAGATTGCCGAATTTGACGTGATGTTTGGTGAAGGCATCTCCCACGCTGGGGAAGTGCTTGACCTTGCGGTTGAATTGGACATCGTCCACAAAGCTGGATCTTGGTTCTCCTACGACGGGAGCAAGCTTGGCCAGGGGCGCGACAGCGTCAAAAAGTTGATCCGAGACAACCCTGAATTGATGGAAGAGATCGAGCACAAGGTTTTGGTCAAAAAAGGCATTCGTTCGGAAGAAGCTCCCAAAGAAGATAAAGCCAAGGCAAACGGAAAACCTGCTAAGGCAAAATCCTAA
- the floA gene encoding flotillin-like protein FloA (flotillin-like protein involved in membrane lipid rafts), protein MLFILLNQSPNLWVWIPSIIVLLALLVAFFYYVPMGLWVTARFSGVKLGIPQLIGMRLRRVQPSIIVEELIKASKAELGDVKFGSLEAHYLAKGNITTVVDALISAKNARIPLSFEEAAAIDLAGRNVFEAVKDSVNTKVIDSPQIEAVAKDGIQLIVKARITVRAHLDKLVGGAGEETVVARVGQGIVSAIGSAEGHEHILADPEQISRKIDAEGLSVGTAYEVLSIDIADVDIGKSIGAELKAEEAKAELQVARAKAEEKRAEAVAEEQYYKARVQEMRAKLIEAEAQVPMAIAEAFRLGNLGVMDYYRLQNMEADTKMRRSFSEPEETNPEEEDGES, encoded by the coding sequence ATGCTATTTATCCTTCTCAATCAATCTCCTAACCTTTGGGTATGGATTCCTTCGATCATTGTCCTGCTTGCACTGTTGGTGGCATTCTTTTACTATGTGCCAATGGGGCTTTGGGTAACTGCGAGATTTTCGGGAGTAAAACTTGGAATTCCTCAGCTGATTGGAATGAGGCTTCGCAGAGTTCAGCCCTCTATCATTGTTGAAGAGCTAATCAAGGCGAGTAAGGCTGAACTTGGAGACGTCAAGTTTGGCTCTCTTGAGGCTCACTATCTCGCCAAAGGGAATATCACTACGGTCGTAGATGCTCTGATCTCTGCAAAGAATGCGCGGATTCCGCTGTCCTTTGAGGAGGCTGCGGCCATTGATCTGGCAGGTCGAAACGTATTCGAAGCCGTCAAAGATTCGGTGAATACCAAGGTGATTGATTCCCCGCAGATTGAAGCGGTAGCCAAAGATGGTATCCAGCTTATCGTGAAAGCTCGGATTACCGTTAGGGCCCATCTCGACAAATTGGTGGGGGGAGCTGGTGAAGAGACCGTCGTCGCCCGTGTCGGTCAGGGGATTGTTTCTGCCATTGGTTCTGCTGAAGGCCATGAACATATTTTGGCTGATCCAGAGCAGATTTCCCGAAAAATTGATGCTGAAGGACTCTCGGTGGGTACGGCTTATGAGGTGCTGTCTATTGATATCGCAGATGTAGATATCGGCAAAAGTATTGGTGCAGAGCTGAAGGCAGAAGAAGCAAAAGCCGAACTTCAAGTTGCTCGGGCCAAGGCAGAGGAAAAAAGAGCCGAAGCCGTTGCCGAGGAACAATACTACAAGGCGCGTGTGCAGGAAATGCGCGCCAAGCTCATCGAGGCAGAAGCCCAAGTTCCGATGGCCATTGCAGAAGCATTCCGTTTAGGCAATTTGGGGGTCATGGATTACTACCGTCTCCAGAACATGGAGGCTGATACCAAAATGCGTCGATCATTCTCTGAGCCTGAAGAAACTAATCCTGAGGAAGAAGATGGCGAATCTTGA
- a CDS encoding RNA polymerase sigma factor, whose translation MVHTPNFAPAFTQERQMALIERCKQGEAKAQKQLYDRYVRAMFRIALRMTGDSMEAEDVLQESFVRAFRNLHSFKGDATFGAWLKRIVINTSINHIKKRRMDTVNVEAEQIELVEDQPRTNPYGWNMDQILQAVYALPEGYRKVFQLYQMEGYDHKEIGSILNISEATSKSQFSRAKKKLREMLARTATASHEFAC comes from the coding sequence ATGGTACATACTCCCAATTTCGCCCCAGCTTTCACCCAAGAAAGACAAATGGCCTTGATCGAAAGATGCAAGCAAGGTGAGGCTAAAGCTCAAAAGCAACTCTACGATCGCTATGTACGTGCGATGTTCCGAATTGCCCTTCGAATGACGGGAGATTCTATGGAAGCCGAAGATGTGTTGCAGGAGTCATTCGTACGCGCGTTTCGCAATCTGCATTCCTTCAAAGGAGATGCAACATTTGGAGCTTGGCTCAAGCGAATTGTGATCAATACTTCCATTAATCACATCAAAAAGCGTCGAATGGATACCGTGAATGTAGAAGCGGAACAGATCGAATTGGTGGAAGATCAACCACGTACCAATCCTTATGGTTGGAATATGGATCAAATCCTTCAAGCGGTGTACGCTTTGCCAGAAGGATATCGCAAGGTGTTCCAGCTCTATCAAATGGAAGGGTACGATCACAAAGAAATCGGATCTATTCTGAATATCAGTGAAGCGACTTCAAAGTCCCAGTTTAGCAGAGCCAAAAAGAAATTGCGAGAAATGCTCGCCCGCACAGCCACCGCTAGCCATGAATTTGCCTGCTAG
- a CDS encoding enoyl-CoA hydratase-related protein, producing MDFQHIIVTPGIKPHIALVQLNRPKELNALCLALMQELVSAIEALDQDEDIRCIVLTGNQRAFAAGADIKEMAGKGSIDMLKVDQFSNWERIKRCKTPIIAAVSGFALGGGCELSMLCDMIVASETAKFGQPEIKIGVMPGAGGTQRLTRAIGKARAMEMVLTGAFISAKEAYAAGLVNKVVPAELYLDAAFELAQSVAAMPPIAAQLAKESVLAAFNTSLDEGLVFERKNFYALFSTEDQKEGMKAFVEKRKPEWQGK from the coding sequence ATGGATTTTCAACATATCATCGTTACCCCCGGAATTAAGCCTCACATTGCCTTGGTTCAACTCAACCGACCCAAGGAACTCAATGCCCTCTGTCTGGCCCTCATGCAGGAATTGGTTTCCGCGATCGAGGCGCTTGATCAAGATGAAGACATCCGATGCATCGTCCTGACCGGCAACCAAAGGGCCTTTGCCGCTGGTGCAGATATCAAGGAAATGGCCGGTAAAGGCTCCATTGATATGCTCAAGGTCGACCAGTTTTCCAACTGGGAACGCATCAAACGATGCAAAACCCCGATTATCGCTGCCGTCAGCGGATTCGCGTTGGGCGGTGGGTGCGAGTTGAGCATGTTGTGCGACATGATTGTCGCTTCTGAAACGGCCAAATTTGGGCAGCCTGAAATCAAGATTGGCGTCATGCCAGGTGCGGGCGGAACCCAGCGATTGACTCGGGCAATCGGGAAGGCCCGCGCCATGGAAATGGTCCTCACAGGTGCATTTATTTCTGCCAAAGAAGCTTATGCAGCGGGGCTCGTCAACAAGGTAGTTCCTGCAGAGCTATATCTGGATGCCGCCTTTGAACTGGCTCAGTCTGTAGCTGCTATGCCGCCCATCGCTGCACAGTTGGCCAAAGAATCTGTGCTCGCCGCTTTCAATACCTCCTTGGATGAAGGCCTAGTCTTCGAACGGAAAAATTTCTATGCCCTCTTCTCCACGGAGGACCAAAAAGAAGGGATGAAGGCCTTCGTCGAAAAGCGGAAGCCTGAGTGGCAAGGAAAGTAG
- a CDS encoding MarR family transcriptional regulator translates to MMDTAIQETAVERLEHCLHELVDVYRSHQNYIKQKYEISAVEMEIIQLIVLEGPKKMKEIGQHFNIKLSTLTSIIDKIERQKLVKRINSREDRRVVFLEVSRKGKTLYDQYSRYLHVISQKIKSSLTDSQHDALIKGLDRMTGLVEQAETA, encoded by the coding sequence ATGATGGATACTGCTATCCAAGAGACAGCAGTCGAACGATTGGAGCATTGCCTCCATGAGCTGGTAGATGTATATCGTAGCCACCAGAATTACATCAAGCAGAAGTACGAGATTTCCGCCGTTGAAATGGAGATCATCCAGTTGATTGTATTGGAGGGTCCCAAGAAGATGAAAGAGATTGGGCAGCACTTCAACATCAAGCTGTCTACCTTGACAAGCATCATCGACAAGATCGAGCGCCAAAAACTCGTGAAGCGGATCAATTCTCGCGAGGACCGTCGGGTCGTATTCCTAGAGGTGAGCCGCAAAGGCAAAACCTTGTACGATCAGTACAGTCGGTATCTCCATGTGATTTCCCAAAAAATCAAGTCGTCCCTGACCGACAGTCAACACGATGCCCTCATCAAGGGATTGGATCGAATGACTGGATTGGTCGAGCAGGCCGAAACTGCCTGA